A segment of the Leptolyngbya sp. NIES-3755 genome:
TCGGAAACGTTGCAGGAACAATCACTCGAAACAACACATCTCGCCGCGTTGCACCTAATGTGTAAGCCACATTAATCATTTCACTTGGAATAAATTTAACTGCATCCGCAATCATGATCGCGTTATACAGCACCACGCCGAGTGTAATGATCAAGACTTTCGATTCTTCGCCCAGTCCCACCCAAATCACAATCAGAGGTACAAAAGCAGTCACAGGCATGTATCGAACTGTTCCCACAAAAGGCGCAAAGAAACTATCCATGCTGTAGAACGTTCCCATCGCAATTCCCATCGGGACACCAATGATCGCTGCAACCATAAAACCTGCCAAAACTCGACCACAACTCACCAACACATCTGACATCAGAGCATTGTTAATGAACATATCGATGCCTGCTTGCAACACTGCGGTTGGGGTTGGCAAAAACATCGGTGGAACGAGCTGGGCATAACTGACGATCGACCAAAGCAGCAGTGGAATTGCCAGCGACACGAGAATAATTAAAGCTGACAATCGGCGCGGAAATCCCTGTCGGATGCTCCAGAACACCGAAGGTTTCAAGTATTGATGTTCTCGATCGACGGTTGTTGGGGCAGGAAGACTCGCGTTAGCCACTGGAATTAATCCTCTGAATGCAGATGTGACAAATTAATCACATTTACTTAGTCTAAAGAGATGTTCCTGGTTTTTTGTATCGATCACTACATCGATCGAGCCTTTCTCAGACTCCAATCGTTTATGTAGCAAAATTGACACTTTATCGTGAGAAGATCGACTTAACTGATAGGGATATTCTTATCGCTTCCCATTGGACACTCGCGCATGTTGAATACTCGATCTCAAGAATTACAGCGGCGATCTGGACTTGAGATCGCATCTGAATCCGCCGCAAAGTTGGAAGTTCGCGCTTTATCAAAATCATTTACGCAGCCTGGTGGTTTGATTAGCGTTCTCGAAGAGATTAATTTTCAGCTTTTCCCTAGAGAATTCGTCTGTCTCGTTGGCGCTTCTGGGTGTGGTAAATCGACGCTGCTCAATATTGTGGCAGGACTGACCCCACCGACATCGGGAAGCGTCTTAGTAGACGGGCGTGAAGTCACTGGACCCGGTTCTGATCGCGGAATGGTATTTCAGAACTATACGCTGTATCCGTGGCTGACCGTCGCTCAGAACATTGCTTTTGGTCTCAAGCTCCGCAAACTACCGAAATCGGAACAACGCGATCGCGTGAATTACTATCTCGATGTGGTGGGATTGACTCAATTTGCTCAGTCTTATCCGAAACAGCTATCGGGTGGGATGAAACAGCGAGTTGCGATCGCCCGTGCGTTGGCGAATGAGCCAGCGGTTTTACTGATGGATGAACCGTTTGGCGCTTTGGATGCTCAGACTAAAGAGCAAATGCAACAGTTCTTACTCGAACTCTGGGAGCAAACGCACGTCACAGTTTTGATGATTACACATGATGTTGAAGAAGCTATCTTTCTATCTCAGCGAGTGTATGTGATGAGTGCACGACCGGGACGAATGAAGTTAGAAGTGCCTGTGAATCTTCCAGAGCATCGAGATTTAGAGATGAAGCTATCGGCTGAGTTTGTTGACATTAAACGGCAAATTCTCCACACACTTCGGGATTAGTAGTGCAGAACTGTCTAAAGAGAAAGGAGAATTGTGCCTTAGAACACTTTATTTCTATTGCTACGTGATAGAAGTAATGACATTAGATTTTGCCATCAGGAGCACACCCCCAAACAGAATTTTCATCGCCACTACTAAAGATCGCTTCTAGGGTTCCGATTCATCCAAGGCTGAATGACTGGTCCGAGAGAAGCAAGCTGTCTAGCGCAATGGACAGCCACACGGCGGGACAAAAGCCCGGGAGAGACGATTAACAGCGATCGCGACTGTTACGGCTCTTTCGGGCTTTTTGGGGCGATTACACTACACAGTCTCAAAGGAAGTCAACATGCTTAGGTCTCGATTCATCAAATTGTTCGCATTTGCTCTAGTTGCATTATTTTGGACGGTTGCTTGTTCTCCTCAAGCCTCAAACAATACGGCAAACAATTCTGCAACTCAAGCTTTATCGGTGTCTACGAATCCCTGGGTTGGCTACTCTGGACATCACATCGCCATGCAGAAGGGATTTTATAAACAAGCAGGATTGAACATTGAAGACACACTTTTTCAGTCGAACACTGAGCAAATTACAGCATTTTTAGCGGGTAAAACGGATCTTGCTTGGCTCACTGCTGGAGACGTGATTCAGATGGCAGGGAAAGATCCAAATCTTAGAATCATTTTTCTGTGCGATTACTCGAATGGTGCGGATGGCATCTTGGGACGGGGCATCAATGCACCTGCTGATTTGAAAGGAAAAACTTTAGCACATGAAAACGTGTTGTTTCAAAGAGTGCTGCTGAGAGCTTATTTAGAAAAAGGTGGACTCACCGAAAAAGATATCACCGTTCGAGATATGCCTGCGCCCGATGCAGCAACCGCGTTTAGTGCGAAGCGAGTCGATGCTGCTATCACTTACGAACCCTTTCTGACGAAAGCAGCAAAAGAAGGAGGTGGAGAGGTTATTTTTAGCTCTAGAGGCACGAATTTGATTGCAGATGTTTTGGTCACACGCCCGAATCTGATTGCAAATCGCAGAAATGATCTACTTGCATTTATCAAAGCTGCGGATCAAGGAATTAGACTGCTCAAAGCCGGAGATGCCGAAGCGATCGCTGCTGCTTCAACCCGCATTGGCATCAAACCAGAAGAAATGCGCGAACAGCTTAAGGGCATTACCTTGTTTGACATTGAGGGCAATAAGTCGATCGGCTTTAATCCCGCTCACGAGAACAATGCGATCAAGAGTTTTGAACTGGTGTCTAAAGCAGCGTATGACTTCAAAATTGTGCCTCAGCCGCTCGATGTGAAGTCCCTCTATGATGATTCTCTAGTGAAATCTCTCTAAATATCATGTCAATTAGTGACTACTTACAGCGTGATCGACCTGTCTATAATGCGATCGCATTGTTCTACACTCTAGCTGCATACCTCGGCGGAATTGGCTTGATTGTGCAAACCAATGTTTGGCTCAATGCGATCGGCGTACTCGCTCTGACGCACGGATTGGCTCTGTCTGCGTATCTCGCTCATGAGTTTATGCACGGAACAATCTTTGCTTCAATGAAGTGGAACGCTGCGTTTGGCACGTTAATCCTATGGCTGAATGGTGCTTGCTATTCGCGATTTCAGGATTTAGCAAAAATGCACATTGCTCATCATGTCGATCGAGTCGATTTTTGTCGGTTCGATTTAGCAGAATTCCTCAATTCGCTGCCTGTTGTCATTCGGAATAGCTTGCTTGTGCTGGAATGGCTCTATTTTCCGGCACTGGCATTTTTAACTCGATTTCGCTCTATTACTGCTCCGTTTTGGGTCGAAGAGCGCAAATCAGAACGATCGCGAGTGATTACGATCGCACTGATTCGCGTCAGTTTATTTGCTCTCTTAGGAGTTGTATCGCTCAAAGGACTATTGCTGTACTTTGTGGCATACATCAGCATGATTCAAATTCTGCGATTCGTAGACTGCTTCCAGCATACGTATGAAATGGTTGAGATTGGGACTCCATTACCAAAACGCGATCGCGCTCACGAACAAGCGAATACATTCTCGAACGTGGTTTCACTCCAGAATCGTTGGCTCAATTTACTTCTACTAAATTTTGGCTATCACAATGCTCATCATGAACTGATGAAGTGTCCCTGGTATCGATTACCGGATCTCGATCGAGCTTGTTTCAAAGGTACAGAGCCACACTATGTCACATTACCGCAGCTTGTTTGGAACTATCATCGGTTTCGAGTGAGCCGCATCTTTTCTGGACAAGGAAGCGCGATC
Coding sequences within it:
- a CDS encoding NMT1/THI5 like domain-containing protein (similar to AA sequence:cyanobase_aa:LBDG_16130), whose product is MLRSRFIKLFAFALVALFWTVACSPQASNNTANNSATQALSVSTNPWVGYSGHHIAMQKGFYKQAGLNIEDTLFQSNTEQITAFLAGKTDLAWLTAGDVIQMAGKDPNLRIIFLCDYSNGADGILGRGINAPADLKGKTLAHENVLFQRVLLRAYLEKGGLTEKDITVRDMPAPDAATAFSAKRVDAAITYEPFLTKAAKEGGGEVIFSSRGTNLIADVLVTRPNLIANRRNDLLAFIKAADQGIRLLKAGDAEAIAAASTRIGIKPEEMREQLKGITLFDIEGNKSIGFNPAHENNAIKSFELVSKAAYDFKIVPQPLDVKSLYDDSLVKSL
- a CDS encoding ABC transporter-like protein (similar to AA sequence:cyanobase_aa:LBDG_16140), with the protein product MLNTRSQELQRRSGLEIASESAAKLEVRALSKSFTQPGGLISVLEEINFQLFPREFVCLVGASGCGKSTLLNIVAGLTPPTSGSVLVDGREVTGPGSDRGMVFQNYTLYPWLTVAQNIAFGLKLRKLPKSEQRDRVNYYLDVVGLTQFAQSYPKQLSGGMKQRVAIARALANEPAVLLMDEPFGALDAQTKEQMQQFLLELWEQTHVTVLMITHDVEEAIFLSQRVYVMSARPGRMKLEVPVNLPEHRDLEMKLSAEFVDIKRQILHTLRD
- a CDS encoding ABC-type nitrate/sulfonate/bicarbonate transport system, permease component (similar to AA sequence:cyanobase_aa:LBDG_16150), giving the protein MANASLPAPTTVDREHQYLKPSVFWSIRQGFPRRLSALIILVSLAIPLLLWSIVSYAQLVPPMFLPTPTAVLQAGIDMFINNALMSDVLVSCGRVLAGFMVAAIIGVPMGIAMGTFYSMDSFFAPFVGTVRYMPVTAFVPLIVIWVGLGEESKVLIITLGVVLYNAIMIADAVKFIPSEMINVAYTLGATRRDVLFRVIVPATFPSVLDTLRVNISGAWNYLVIAELVAAQSGLGFRIIQAQRFLQTEKVLFCILLIGLIGLAIDYGLKWMSAVLTPWADQTRH
- a CDS encoding putative fatty acid desaturase (similar to AA sequence:cyanobase_aa:LBDG_13960) — translated: MSISDYLQRDRPVYNAIALFYTLAAYLGGIGLIVQTNVWLNAIGVLALTHGLALSAYLAHEFMHGTIFASMKWNAAFGTLILWLNGACYSRFQDLAKMHIAHHVDRVDFCRFDLAEFLNSLPVVIRNSLLVLEWLYFPALAFLTRFRSITAPFWVEERKSERSRVITIALIRVSLFALLGVVSLKGLLLYFVAYISMIQILRFVDCFQHTYEMVEIGTPLPKRDRAHEQANTFSNVVSLQNRWLNLLLLNFGYHNAHHELMKCPWYRLPDLDRACFKGTEPHYVTLPQLVWNYHRFRVSRIFSGQGSAIDKNGNLNLEHFYGAIEVSFLVLPA